One Brumimicrobium sp. DNA window includes the following coding sequences:
- a CDS encoding Bro-N domain-containing protein — MEKENTIKIFEQKQVRTQWDEEEELWYISVVDVIEVLTGTDRPRKYWSDLKTKLKKEGSELSEKIGQLKMKSKDGKFYKTDVANTEQTFRLIQSIPSPKAEPFKLWLAQLASERLDEMQDPEITIDRALKQYLELGYSENWINQRLKSIEIRKELTDEWKKRGLKEGIQFATLTDIITKAWSGKTTKEYKILKGLKKENLRDNMTNTELILNMLAEASTKDISQVENPKTFKDSAKIAHQGGKIAGDARKALEAKTKKKVVTSQNAKASLKSKDNPKQIENIKRKDK, encoded by the coding sequence ATGGAGAAAGAAAATACAATAAAAATATTTGAGCAAAAACAAGTCCGCACACAGTGGGACGAAGAAGAAGAACTTTGGTATATTTCAGTAGTTGATGTAATTGAAGTACTTACAGGAACAGATCGACCAAGAAAATATTGGAGCGACTTGAAAACAAAGTTAAAAAAGGAAGGAAGTGAGTTGTCCGAAAAAATCGGACAACTGAAAATGAAATCGAAAGATGGGAAATTTTACAAAACTGACGTTGCTAATACAGAACAAACTTTTAGACTCATTCAATCCATCCCATCACCAAAAGCAGAGCCTTTTAAATTGTGGTTAGCACAATTAGCATCTGAACGTCTGGATGAAATGCAAGACCCTGAAATTACGATTGATAGAGCATTAAAGCAATACCTTGAATTAGGTTATTCTGAGAATTGGATAAACCAACGTTTAAAAAGTATTGAGATCCGAAAAGAGCTTACTGATGAATGGAAAAAACGAGGATTAAAAGAAGGAATACAGTTTGCCACCCTAACCGATATTATTACCAAAGCGTGGAGTGGTAAAACAACTAAAGAATACAAAATCCTTAAAGGTCTCAAAAAGGAAAATCTTCGGGATAATATGACTAATACTGAACTTATTTTGAATATGTTGGCAGAGGCTTCTACTAAAGATATTTCACAAGTTGAGAATCCCAAAACCTTTAAAGATAGTGCTAAGATTGCTCATCAAGGCGGAAAAATTGCAGGAGATGCAAGAAAAGCACTGGAGGCAAAGACAAAGAAGAAAGTTGTTACATCTCAAAATGCAAAGGCCTCTTTAAAAAGTAAAGACAATCCGAAACAAATAGAAAATATAAAAAGGAAGGACAAATAA
- a CDS encoding c-type cytochrome yields MKTIHKILLISLLFIPFFSCKKNKIEQVEPYKPTPVSIKYPSNFPEMKIPSDNLPTKEAIALGRALYYEKMLSKNQNRSCSSCHDQSKAFTTPTANPLAHINLGWSEQFLWNGKYKTLEDVMLYEVEDFFETDLAVINASEKYKSMFKKAYNVEQISYKNLAYALAQFFRTMNSYNSKYDKWLRGETTFTNDELEGYYIFFSERGDCFHCHGTLLTHDNSMHNNGLDINPDPGMFEATGKPSDYGKFKSPTLRNIELTAPYMHDGRFQTLAEVLMFYSNGVQKDSPNLSPLMKYASNGGVQLDAQEMQYLIAFLKTLTDNDFITNPDLSDPN; encoded by the coding sequence ATGAAAACTATACACAAAATATTGCTTATATCACTTCTTTTTATCCCATTCTTCAGTTGTAAAAAGAATAAGATTGAACAAGTAGAGCCGTATAAACCAACACCTGTTTCTATAAAATACCCATCTAATTTTCCAGAAATGAAGATTCCTAGCGATAATCTTCCTACTAAAGAGGCTATTGCTTTAGGGCGCGCATTGTATTATGAGAAAATGTTATCTAAAAATCAGAATAGATCTTGCTCTTCTTGCCATGATCAAAGTAAAGCATTCACTACTCCAACAGCTAACCCATTAGCTCATATTAATTTAGGGTGGAGCGAACAATTTTTATGGAATGGAAAATATAAAACGCTCGAAGATGTCATGCTCTATGAGGTTGAAGACTTTTTTGAAACAGATCTCGCAGTGATAAACGCTAGCGAAAAATATAAATCTATGTTTAAGAAAGCATACAACGTAGAGCAAATCAGTTATAAAAACCTAGCTTATGCATTAGCTCAATTCTTCCGGACCATGAACTCTTACAATTCAAAATACGACAAATGGCTGCGAGGAGAAACTACTTTTACCAATGATGAATTAGAAGGTTATTATATCTTCTTTTCTGAACGAGGAGATTGTTTTCATTGCCATGGGACTTTATTGACGCATGACAATAGTATGCACAACAATGGATTGGATATTAATCCGGATCCAGGAATGTTTGAAGCAACTGGCAAGCCAAGTGATTATGGAAAATTCAAATCTCCAACACTTCGAAATATTGAGTTAACTGCTCCATATATGCATGATGGACGTTTTCAAACCTTAGCAGAAGTATTGATGTTTTATAGTAATGGAGTACAAAAAGATTCTCCCAATCTTTCCCCATTAATGAAATATGCTAGTAATGGTGGGGTACAATTAGATGCACAAGAAATGCAGTATCTCATAGCTTTCTTAAAAACATTGACAGATAATGATTTTATAACAAATCCAGATTTATCAGATCCAAACTAA
- a CDS encoding S41 family peptidase codes for MKRIIIIFALIIGLTGCQKLFFKKNNASVDPQENFEYLWQELKDKYSYFQVKNINWEAVHTQYQNQIHPGMSESELFEVLKKMLFELKDDHSNLVSAFDVSVYNIYAQYPKNFNDHLIYQLFPNIHRTGPFAHSWITGKNIAYVRYGSFMSMFSEEQLDYVLDMYKSSQGLIFDIRENGGGVLLNVPSILSRFTEQELLIGYSKTKIGPEVDDFGDLEPFNIKPSERIKYTKPIVVLIDRGSYSASTFFAAATKAFNNITLVGVPTGGGAGLPHGGQLPNGWTFRFSISQFLYPNMDASAEFGVQPDVPWAFDWTDMTKDVIIDKAVEILE; via the coding sequence ATGAAAAGAATCATTATAATTTTTGCTTTAATTATTGGTTTGACTGGGTGTCAAAAATTATTCTTTAAGAAAAATAATGCATCCGTTGATCCCCAAGAAAATTTTGAATATCTATGGCAAGAGCTCAAAGATAAATACAGTTATTTCCAAGTTAAGAATATCAATTGGGAAGCGGTACATACTCAGTATCAAAATCAGATTCATCCAGGAATGTCTGAAAGTGAGTTGTTCGAAGTTTTAAAGAAAATGCTCTTCGAATTAAAGGATGATCATAGTAACCTAGTTAGTGCTTTTGATGTATCGGTATATAATATATATGCGCAATATCCCAAAAATTTTAACGATCATTTAATCTATCAGTTATTTCCAAATATACACCGAACTGGTCCCTTCGCTCATAGTTGGATTACTGGAAAAAATATTGCTTATGTACGTTATGGTAGTTTTATGAGTATGTTTAGCGAAGAGCAATTAGATTATGTATTAGACATGTATAAGAGCTCTCAAGGATTGATTTTTGATATTCGTGAGAATGGAGGTGGAGTGCTGTTGAATGTGCCAAGTATTTTATCGCGCTTTACGGAACAAGAACTTTTAATTGGCTACTCGAAAACTAAAATAGGTCCGGAAGTGGATGATTTTGGAGATTTAGAGCCTTTCAACATTAAACCTTCAGAAAGAATAAAATATACAAAACCAATTGTTGTATTAATCGATAGAGGATCTTATAGTGCTTCTACTTTCTTTGCAGCAGCTACAAAAGCCTTTAACAATATCACATTAGTTGGAGTGCCAACAGGAGGTGGTGCAGGCTTGCCACATGGAGGACAACTTCCAAATGGTTGGACTTTCCGTTTCAGTATTTCTCAGTTTTTATATCCAAATATGGATGCTTCAGCTGAATTTGGAGTTCAGCCTGATGTTCCATGGGCTTTTGATTGGACGGATATGACAAAAGATGTAATAATCGATAAGGCGGTAGAAATTCTAGAATAA
- a CDS encoding class I SAM-dependent methyltransferase: protein MAKELPDVDHAASHYLLASIGKKVLRPGGKGLTKELIASLHISEGDKIVEFAPGQGFTTTSVLDKHPASYIGIDIDEEHVANLKKRFRSNGTHVEIMLADAEDTKLPDASQDKIFGEAMLSMHADQRKTRIIKEAARVLKSGGLYAIHELELNLKENCQDEKHAQIQRDLAMVSNVNARPLTFEEWTKLLEDEGFEVVSVERRPLKVLEPFRILADEGFFQTLKIGYNILTMPKSRERVLKMRKTFKLHYEHLNAIVIIAKKR from the coding sequence ATGGCCAAAGAATTACCAGATGTTGATCATGCCGCTAGTCATTATTTATTAGCAAGCATTGGAAAGAAAGTTTTACGTCCCGGAGGTAAAGGATTAACCAAAGAATTAATTGCAAGCCTACACATTTCGGAAGGAGACAAAATTGTAGAATTTGCTCCTGGACAAGGTTTTACTACAACATCGGTATTGGATAAACACCCTGCATCTTACATTGGAATTGATATAGACGAAGAACATGTAGCAAACTTGAAAAAAAGATTTCGCTCTAACGGCACACATGTGGAGATTATGCTAGCTGACGCAGAAGACACTAAATTGCCTGACGCATCACAAGATAAAATCTTTGGAGAAGCTATGTTAAGTATGCATGCTGACCAGCGTAAGACTAGAATTATCAAAGAAGCAGCAAGGGTACTAAAAAGTGGTGGACTCTATGCCATCCATGAGTTAGAACTCAATTTAAAAGAAAATTGTCAGGACGAAAAACACGCGCAGATTCAACGGGATTTAGCAATGGTTTCCAATGTAAACGCACGTCCACTTACTTTCGAAGAATGGACTAAATTGTTAGAAGATGAAGGGTTTGAGGTAGTGTCTGTTGAACGTCGTCCGCTTAAAGTATTAGAACCTTTCCGTATCTTGGCAGATGAAGGATTCTTTCAAACATTAAAGATAGGTTATAACATTCTTACAATGCCAAAATCACGTGAACGTGTACTTAAAATGAGAAAAACTTTTAAGTTACATTATGAGCACCTAAATGCCATAGTGATTATTGCTAAAAAGAGATAA
- the nadA gene encoding quinolinate synthase NadA gives MDELYKKELTEKINQLKKEKNAVLLAHYYQRDEIQDAADFVGDSLGLAIEAAKTDAEIIVFAGVHFMAETAKLLNPDKRVFLPDLKAGCSLADSCPPDKFKEFIDAHPDHYVISYVNCSAGVKALSDIICTSSNARAIVESVPKDQKIIFAPDKNLGKYLMKVTGRELVLWNGACIVHEAFSFDRLLQIINENPTAKLIAHPESEPHVLDLADFIGSTAKMIEFVKTTDAETIIVGTEAGILHKMSQVAPNKTLIPLPVNEDNTCACSECAFMKMNTLEKVYSCLLNETPEMFVDPAIIERGRLPIDRMVEFSAGLTVAK, from the coding sequence ATGGACGAATTGTATAAGAAGGAACTCACCGAAAAAATCAATCAGCTTAAAAAAGAGAAAAATGCAGTGCTATTGGCGCATTACTACCAACGTGATGAAATCCAAGATGCAGCAGATTTTGTAGGTGATAGCTTAGGATTAGCTATAGAAGCTGCAAAAACAGATGCTGAAATCATTGTGTTTGCAGGTGTACATTTCATGGCTGAAACAGCTAAATTATTGAATCCTGATAAACGTGTATTCTTACCAGATTTAAAGGCGGGTTGTTCCTTAGCAGATTCCTGTCCTCCAGATAAATTTAAAGAATTTATAGACGCACATCCTGATCATTATGTAATTAGTTATGTGAATTGTTCAGCTGGCGTGAAAGCGTTGAGTGATATTATTTGTACCTCATCAAATGCACGTGCTATCGTAGAATCTGTTCCAAAAGATCAGAAAATTATTTTTGCTCCAGATAAAAACTTAGGAAAATACCTTATGAAGGTAACAGGAAGAGAACTTGTTTTATGGAATGGAGCTTGCATCGTGCACGAAGCATTTTCATTCGATAGACTCTTACAAATTATCAATGAAAATCCAACTGCCAAATTAATTGCACACCCAGAATCTGAGCCACATGTACTAGATTTAGCTGATTTTATTGGTTCAACTGCAAAAATGATTGAGTTTGTTAAAACTACAGATGCTGAAACTATTATCGTAGGTACAGAAGCTGGTATTCTACATAAAATGAGTCAGGTAGCACCTAACAAAACGTTGATTCCTCTTCCAGTGAATGAAGATAACACCTGCGCTTGTTCCGAGTGTGCTTTCATGAAAATGAACACCTTAGAAAAAGTATATAGTTGTTTATTAAATGAAACTCCGGAGATGTTCGTTGACCCTGCCATCATAGAAAGGGGACGACTTCCAATTGATAGAATGGTAGAATTTTCAGCAGGTCTTACAGTTGCAAAATAA
- a CDS encoding cytochrome-c peroxidase gives MIIPADNPMTKEGIALGRRLFYDPILSGDNTVSCASCHQQGHSFGDPNQFSIGVGGQTGDVQSPTLINLAWQDAFFWNGRAKSIEEQVFGPVTNPVEMNSKWSDVIAKLKSDASYRKAFKQAFGTENIDSTHVAKAIAQFERTFISGNSKYDKWLRGETNFTNDELEGYYLFFSERGDCFHCHGTILAHDNSFHNNGLDLNPDPGLFNTTGNPNDFGKFKTPSLRNIELSAPYMHDGRFQTLAQVLMFYSTGIHKDSPNLSPLMESAANGGVQLDAQEMQYLLAFLKTFTDQEFIQNTSFSQP, from the coding sequence ATGATTATCCCAGCAGATAATCCAATGACCAAAGAAGGGATAGCATTAGGTAGACGACTCTTTTATGATCCTATTTTGAGTGGTGATAATACCGTTTCTTGTGCTTCTTGCCATCAACAAGGTCACTCATTCGGTGATCCTAATCAGTTCTCAATCGGAGTGGGTGGACAAACTGGGGATGTACAGTCCCCAACTCTCATTAATCTAGCTTGGCAAGATGCTTTCTTTTGGAATGGAAGAGCTAAGTCTATCGAAGAACAAGTGTTTGGACCTGTCACAAATCCTGTAGAGATGAATTCAAAATGGAGTGATGTAATTGCCAAACTTAAAAGCGATGCTTCTTATCGGAAAGCATTTAAACAAGCTTTTGGTACAGAAAATATTGACTCAACGCATGTTGCTAAAGCAATCGCTCAATTTGAACGCACTTTTATTTCAGGAAACTCTAAATACGATAAATGGTTGAGAGGAGAGACTAATTTTACAAACGATGAATTAGAAGGATATTATCTTTTCTTTTCAGAGCGAGGAGATTGTTTTCATTGCCATGGAACTATTCTAGCGCATGATAATAGTTTCCATAATAATGGTTTGGATTTAAATCCCGACCCTGGTCTATTTAATACTACAGGAAACCCAAATGATTTTGGAAAGTTTAAAACCCCTTCTTTACGTAACATTGAATTATCTGCTCCATATATGCATGATGGCCGTTTCCAAACTTTAGCCCAAGTGCTTATGTTTTATAGCACAGGCATACATAAAGATTCGCCAAACCTATCTCCACTCATGGAATCAGCTGCAAATGGTGGGGTTCAGTTAGATGCCCAAGAAATGCAGTATCTCCTCGCTTTTCTAAAGACTTTTACCGATCAGGAATTTATCCAAAACACGTCTTTTTCTCAACCTTAA
- a CDS encoding site-specific integrase — MENKFSPAIALLKREMEIRNYSDCSVRSYCETMQVFESYANKTLDKLTSEDLKQYLHHLVKSKKVSPSYINQKISAFKIYTEDVLKKEWEPIAIKRPRLPRELPEILSLEEIKLMIERTQNIKHRVMIMTMYTAGLRKMELLQLKPKDIDSENGFIIVRQGKGKKDRRTILSKQTLEELRYYYKCFRPKVYLFEPNGHPGKKMSVRTFDKVIHDAAQRAGIKRRVTPHLLRHSFATHLLDKGINLKIIQSFMGHSSIRTTSIYLHLSNASLKNIVSPFDDLRL; from the coding sequence ATGGAGAATAAATTTTCCCCAGCCATAGCGCTGTTAAAACGAGAAATGGAGATTCGCAATTACAGCGATTGCTCTGTGAGAAGCTACTGTGAGACTATGCAGGTCTTCGAGTCGTATGCAAACAAGACCTTGGATAAACTGACCAGCGAGGATTTGAAACAATACTTGCATCATTTAGTAAAGTCAAAAAAAGTTTCACCATCTTATATCAATCAAAAGATTAGTGCGTTTAAGATCTACACCGAAGATGTGTTAAAAAAAGAATGGGAACCCATTGCAATAAAACGTCCTAGATTGCCGCGAGAACTACCCGAAATTCTTTCCTTGGAAGAAATTAAATTGATGATTGAGCGTACTCAAAACATCAAACATCGGGTGATGATTATGACCATGTACACGGCAGGATTGCGCAAAATGGAATTATTGCAGTTAAAACCGAAGGACATTGACTCAGAAAACGGTTTTATTATCGTGCGTCAAGGTAAAGGAAAGAAAGACCGAAGAACGATTCTTTCAAAGCAAACCCTAGAGGAATTACGCTATTATTACAAGTGTTTTAGACCAAAAGTTTACTTGTTTGAACCAAATGGGCATCCAGGGAAGAAGATGAGTGTCCGAACTTTTGATAAAGTAATTCATGATGCTGCACAAAGAGCGGGCATCAAAAGAAGAGTAACCCCTCATTTGCTACGACATAGTTTTGCTACCCATCTCTTGGACAAAGGAATTAACCTAAAGATTATTCAATCTTTTATGGGGCATAGTTCTATCCGAACTACTTCGATTTACCTGCATCTTTCAAATGCTAGCTTAAAAAACATTGTCTCACCTTTTGATGATCTTCGCTTATGA
- a CDS encoding IS91 family transposase — translation MKTKQNKRQKVELSDIFSEVLNKGLNLNDLHPFQEKAFQAILACRTVKLGGHVAECNHCHHYRNAYNSCRDRHCPKCQMTRKIQWVDKLKSNLPEVKHFHLVFTIPESLNKLFYINQRIAYDSLFKAASQALMQCGENNEYLGAKMGGVAVLHTWGQTMSYHPHIHMIVPSGGLTEDGFEWVPSHKKFFLPVKVLSAIFRGLLMKTLEKEYAIGKLKLPDDIQNFKQIKDTCYQKKWVVYSEKPFTTPDNIIKYLGNYTHRVAISNQRIISHKNGKVTFYYKNYKKAGLKSVMTLDESEFVRRFLQHILPSGLCKVRYIGFLALRHLKENVELCATINKSERFFPKYEGLNAYEVYREIKQQDPLLCPKCKKGHMVIRKPIERAPS, via the coding sequence ATGAAAACAAAGCAAAATAAACGACAAAAAGTAGAGTTGTCCGATATTTTTAGTGAAGTACTCAACAAAGGACTGAATCTGAATGACTTGCATCCTTTTCAAGAAAAAGCATTTCAGGCTATTTTAGCTTGTCGAACAGTAAAACTAGGAGGACATGTTGCAGAGTGCAATCACTGTCATCATTACAGAAACGCCTACAACTCATGTAGAGACAGACATTGCCCGAAGTGTCAAATGACACGAAAAATACAGTGGGTGGATAAACTGAAAAGCAATTTACCAGAAGTGAAGCATTTTCATTTGGTTTTTACCATTCCAGAATCACTCAACAAGTTGTTTTACATCAATCAGCGCATTGCTTATGATAGTTTGTTTAAGGCTGCCAGTCAAGCACTTATGCAATGCGGAGAAAACAACGAGTATCTTGGTGCTAAAATGGGAGGCGTAGCAGTGCTACACACCTGGGGACAAACTATGTCCTACCACCCACACATTCACATGATTGTTCCCTCGGGAGGTTTAACAGAAGACGGCTTTGAATGGGTGCCATCCCATAAAAAGTTCTTTCTGCCAGTGAAAGTTTTAAGTGCTATTTTTCGAGGACTATTGATGAAAACGTTAGAAAAAGAGTATGCTATCGGCAAATTAAAGCTGCCGGATGATATTCAAAATTTTAAGCAAATTAAAGATACTTGTTATCAGAAAAAGTGGGTTGTTTACAGTGAAAAACCTTTTACTACTCCTGATAACATCATCAAATATCTTGGCAATTACACACATCGAGTTGCGATTTCCAATCAACGAATTATCAGTCATAAAAATGGGAAAGTCACTTTTTATTACAAAAACTACAAGAAAGCAGGACTTAAAAGTGTAATGACATTGGATGAATCAGAATTTGTCCGACGATTTTTACAGCACATTCTGCCTTCAGGTCTTTGCAAGGTAAGGTACATTGGTTTTTTAGCTTTGCGACATCTAAAAGAAAACGTAGAGTTATGTGCCACCATAAACAAAAGTGAACGTTTCTTTCCGAAGTATGAAGGCTTAAATGCCTATGAGGTATATCGAGAAATCAAACAGCAAGATCCTTTGCTATGCCCGAAGTGTAAGAAGGGGCACATGGTCATTCGAAAGCCGATAGAAAGGGCGCCTTCGTGA
- a CDS encoding IS4 family transposase, translating to MGLFRRNKNNNKPVIRQIIDLIPQHLLARVIQQHNSDKGCHKYKTYDQLVANLFGQLSRCSTLEDISVGIGVSKTFIRDLDLKQSPAKSTMSDGNKKRSHKVFESLYMSLLSYYGNLLKRHTHRKVVEEVKNQTILLRDSSTVSVCLGLFDWAKFRTAKGGIKIHTQWDEAMMMPNLVNITNASIHDRKGFEEIVFPKDTIIVEDKGYWDFNIIKARVLSQNVFVTRIKENTVYEVAEELDLPENEDQHILIDEIIYLTGQKAKEVGINQMKFRKVVAYHEEKNTTIEIITNNLSWKASTIAELYRRRWDIETFFKLLKQNLNVKTFIGTSENAVKSQIFIALITYLLLELLRRVGVSGKTAFSNFVEKIRICLPFYLSLDYVINTIRPIVQKAEKPPPEDDLWTTVQLQMF from the coding sequence ATGGGACTGTTTCGTAGGAACAAAAATAACAATAAGCCTGTAATTCGTCAAATTATTGACTTAATTCCTCAACATTTATTAGCAAGAGTTATTCAACAGCATAATTCTGACAAGGGATGCCATAAATACAAGACTTATGACCAACTTGTTGCAAATTTGTTCGGACAGCTGTCTCGATGTAGTACTTTAGAGGATATTTCTGTTGGTATTGGTGTGTCGAAAACCTTTATTCGGGACTTAGACTTAAAACAAAGTCCTGCAAAATCAACGATGAGTGATGGGAATAAAAAACGTAGCCACAAAGTCTTTGAGAGTCTGTATATGAGTTTGTTAAGCTACTACGGTAATTTATTGAAAAGACATACTCATCGAAAAGTAGTAGAAGAAGTTAAAAATCAAACTATTCTTCTTCGTGATAGCAGTACAGTTAGCGTGTGTCTAGGGCTTTTTGATTGGGCAAAGTTTCGGACAGCAAAAGGAGGAATTAAAATCCATACGCAATGGGATGAGGCGATGATGATGCCTAACCTTGTGAATATCACTAATGCATCTATTCATGACAGAAAAGGATTTGAAGAAATTGTTTTCCCAAAGGATACGATTATTGTTGAAGATAAAGGATATTGGGATTTTAACATCATTAAAGCTAGGGTGTTGTCCCAAAATGTTTTTGTTACAAGAATAAAAGAAAACACTGTTTATGAAGTAGCTGAAGAATTAGATCTTCCAGAAAATGAGGATCAACATATTTTAATAGACGAGATTATTTATTTGACAGGACAAAAAGCAAAAGAAGTTGGGATAAATCAAATGAAATTCAGAAAGGTTGTAGCCTACCATGAAGAGAAAAATACAACGATAGAAATTATAACTAATAATCTTTCTTGGAAAGCTTCAACAATTGCAGAACTATACAGAAGGCGTTGGGATATAGAAACTTTCTTCAAGCTTTTAAAACAAAATCTCAATGTCAAAACTTTTATAGGAACTTCTGAAAATGCAGTAAAATCACAAATATTTATTGCATTAATTACCTATTTACTACTTGAACTTTTACGAAGAGTTGGGGTGTCAGGGAAAACGGCTTTTTCAAACTTTGTAGAAAAAATAAGAATTTGTCTGCCATTCTATCTTTCCTTAGATTATGTTATAAATACTATCCGACCGATTGTCCAAAAAGCAGAGAAACCTCCTCCAGAAGATGATTTGTGGACAACGGTACAACTCCAAATGTTTTAA
- the nadB gene encoding L-aspartate oxidase gives MQNKFDILIIGSGIAGLSQAITLVEKDASLKIGVISKSEVSITNTSLAQGGIAAVMSTEKDSYQAHIDDTIKASQNKADIQTVTHIVEHAHEGIHQLEKWGVEFDKENGEYHFGLEGGHSAPRVLHVKDQTGAAVHKQLLQKASSLQNITILEDCEAIELLLNTDKSVGGASVYNYQDQTIQEIQAKIVVLATGGMGQLFEYTTNSAIATGDGILLAHQAGATIENIQAIQFHPTAFKQEGKNQLFLITEAMRGAGAYIINDEGKRFVFDYDERGELATRDIVSKAIYSEMKRSGSQQVYLDCRHISKEILLQEFPFIYDYCKAAGTDLSQQIAPIVPAAHYSCGGIKVDIEGKTTVQNLYAIGECTNTGLHGNNRLASNSLLEAIVLAADVTKSILSHIGNVQYNDMLPASITEFDNTKLDLTEDEIKQLKKLLSTYFITNSGQDLYEIKQFLTVYFSYVKGLHGNSLEKLHFQNKLILSHMLIEDRAGEKVRVEL, from the coding sequence TTGCAAAATAAATTTGATATATTAATCATTGGCTCAGGGATAGCGGGACTATCTCAAGCCATTACTTTGGTGGAGAAGGATGCTTCACTAAAAATAGGAGTTATCAGTAAATCTGAAGTTAGCATAACCAATACCAGTTTGGCACAAGGTGGAATCGCTGCCGTGATGTCAACCGAAAAAGATAGCTACCAAGCTCATATTGATGATACCATTAAGGCTTCTCAAAATAAGGCAGATATTCAGACGGTAACTCACATTGTTGAACATGCTCACGAAGGAATCCATCAACTTGAAAAATGGGGGGTTGAGTTTGACAAAGAAAATGGAGAGTACCACTTCGGGTTAGAAGGTGGACATTCTGCACCACGTGTTTTACACGTCAAAGATCAAACTGGTGCTGCTGTACACAAGCAATTATTACAGAAGGCTAGCTCTTTACAAAATATCACCATCTTGGAAGATTGTGAAGCGATTGAACTCCTACTAAACACAGATAAAAGCGTAGGTGGAGCTTCCGTTTACAACTATCAAGATCAAACGATTCAAGAAATTCAAGCCAAAATAGTTGTGTTAGCAACTGGTGGTATGGGTCAGTTATTCGAATACACCACTAATTCAGCTATTGCAACCGGAGATGGAATCTTATTAGCTCATCAAGCAGGAGCAACCATTGAAAATATTCAGGCCATCCAATTTCATCCAACAGCTTTCAAGCAAGAAGGAAAGAACCAACTTTTCCTTATTACAGAAGCCATGCGTGGCGCTGGTGCTTATATCATCAATGATGAAGGAAAGCGTTTTGTATTTGATTACGATGAAAGAGGAGAGCTAGCTACACGCGATATTGTTTCAAAAGCTATTTACAGTGAAATGAAACGCAGTGGTAGTCAACAAGTTTATCTAGATTGTAGACATATTTCTAAAGAGATACTTTTACAAGAATTCCCGTTTATCTATGATTATTGTAAAGCAGCGGGGACAGACTTAAGTCAACAAATTGCACCAATCGTTCCGGCAGCACATTACAGCTGTGGCGGAATCAAGGTGGATATAGAAGGAAAAACAACGGTTCAAAATCTGTATGCTATCGGTGAATGCACGAATACAGGTTTACATGGAAACAATCGTTTAGCATCTAACTCTCTCTTAGAAGCTATCGTATTAGCAGCAGATGTAACAAAGAGTATCCTGTCTCACATAGGGAATGTTCAATACAATGATATGCTACCTGCCTCAATAACTGAATTTGATAATACAAAACTAGATCTCACAGAAGACGAAATTAAGCAGTTAAAGAAATTACTTTCTACTTATTTTATCACTAATTCTGGTCAAGATTTATACGAAATCAAACAATTCTTAACTGTTTATTTCTCCTATGTTAAAGGATTACATGGGAACTCATTAGAAAAGCTACATTTTCAAAATAAATTGATACTCAGTCACATGCTGATTGAAGACAGAGCAGGAGAAAAAGTGAGAGTGGAATTATAA